TCGGGATCGGCCCCGACGCTACGAGGACTCCGCTCGGCGTGGCGGGCTCATCCCGGTCACCGGGAGGAACTGGTCACCGGGAGGAACTGGTCACCGCGCGGGGCGGCCCAGCTCAGCCAGCAGCAACCGGCACGCCAGCACCGTGTCCGCCTCCGCCTCCGCGGCGGTGATGTGCCCGTTCAGCTGCGAGGTCAGCACGCCGTACCAGGTCTGCTCGATCAGCCGGACCAGCCGGCGGTCGTGGTCGCTGGCGTCGGCGACCCCGGCGACGCGCAGGATCAGCTCCGCGAACTCGACCGCCGCGGCCATGTTCGGCGACTCCCCGGCAACCGTCGCGTTGTTCGACTGCAGCATCGCCTGCGCCAGCCGCGGCCGTTCCAGCAGCCGCCGCGCCGCGTCCACCAGCACCCGCGCGACCGCCTCGGCCGGTTCCTGGCCGGGCTCGACCGGGACGCTCATCCTGTCCAGCTGCTCGATCTGGCTGCGCAGCAGCGCGGTGA
This sequence is a window from Amycolatopsis benzoatilytica AK 16/65. Protein-coding genes within it:
- a CDS encoding TetR/AcrR family transcriptional regulator yields the protein MPRVAENRAPATPSSPAQQERYRRILRAAADHGAEHGLDRIQMLDVARDAGVAIATLYRYFPSKTILFTALLRSQIEQLDRMSVPVEPGQEPAEAVARVLVDAARRLLERPRLAQAMLQSNNATVAGESPNMAAAVEFAELILRVAGVADASDHDRRLVRLIEQTWYGVLTSQLNGHITAAEAEADTVLACRLLLAELGRPAR